Proteins from a single region of Rhipicephalus sanguineus isolate Rsan-2018 chromosome 5, BIME_Rsan_1.4, whole genome shotgun sequence:
- the LOC119394860 gene encoding probable ATP-dependent RNA helicase DDX5, translating into MANQLVGVNAGVQLGPPNGLNEPQPPNPPPNADVFADLAGFWNTHLSYGDGQLVMLYFAHQRSATSVDIVRRPGPPNWRETHLQPFERNFYREHFRTAWRSPEAVKEYQEKNGITIVNGRGVPKPVLHTCEANFPACLVEALEANNFTSSPTPAQAQCWPVALKGRDLLAVLGTGAQDKTLAYILPAIVHVLHQPRQEHHQGFQALVLTPTPEEAREIQRVVGELETYTGVRATCICSGDSKDRQLKDLRRRFEICIATPGRLHMFLKEDTLDIGMCTYLVLDEADRMVDMGFEQQLISIARYVRPDRQTAMWMSRKPRHLYRLVDALLNDYAEIHIGMCRASPDQGVEHVVRVSAESEKEAGLVALVEDILGGPEEATTRKVIVFAETKKRVDDLVHNLRLRDWPVVGVHGGTSDSALVWALAGFRQSKTPILVATDMSTSQLRSDIVLFVVNYDCPSSADAYSRRINHALNSTGQEAGVAYTFLEPNDSRGARQMIGILRAAKTKVAPELYAIAKATRQRKRGVSDM; encoded by the coding sequence ATGGCAAACCAGCTCGTCGGCGTCAACGCTGGAGTGCAGCTGGGTCCTCCCAACGGGCTGAACGAGCCGCAGCCGCCCAATCCGCCTCCGAACGCTGACGTCTTCGCGGATTTAGCCGGATTTTGGAACACGCACCTGTCGTACGGCGACGGCCAACTTGTGATGCTTTACTTCGCGCACCAGAGAAGTGCCACGAGCGTCGACATCGTCCGCCGACCTGGACCTCCGAACTGGCGCGAGACGCACCTGCAGCCCTTCGAGAGGAATTTCTACCGCGAGCACTTCAGAACGGCCTGGCGGTCTCCCGAGGCAGTGAAGGAATACCAAGAGAAAAATGGGATAACAATTGTGAATGGACGCGGTGTCCCAAAGCCAGTGCTACACACTTGCGAAGCCAACTTCCCCGCATGCCTGGTCGAAGCCCTCGAGGCGAACAacttcacctcctctcccacaCCCGCTCAAGCTCAGTGCTGGCCCGTAGCGCTAAAGGGCAGAGATCTACTCGCCGTTCTCGGAACCGGAGCCCAAGACAAGACCCTGGCTTATATCCTACCAGCCATCGTTCACGTCCTACACCAGCCGCGCCAAGAACACCACCAGGGTTTCCAGGCACTGGTACTGACTCCGACACCCGAGGAAGCCCGCGAAATTCAGCGAGTTGTGGGCGAACTCGAAACCTACACTGGCGTTCGTGCTACGTGCATCTGCTCCGGCGACTCGAAGGACCGACAACTGAAGGATCTGAGACGTCGCTTTGAAATCTGCATCGCGACACCCGGTCGTCTCCACATGTTCCTCAAGGAGGACACGTTGGACATCGGAATGTGCACGTACCTCGTCCTGGACGAAGCGGACCGCATGGTCGACATGGGGTTCGAGCAGCAGCTCATCTCTATCGCCAGGTACGTCAGGCCTGATCGGCAGACCGCGATGTGGATGTCGAGAAAACCGAGGCACCTGTACCGGCTTGTTGACGCACTGCTGAATGACTATGCTGAAATTCACATCGGAATGTGTCGGGCCTCGCCAGACCAGGGCGTTGAACACGTAGTCCGCGTCTCTGCGGAGTCTGAGAAAGAGGCTGGACTTGTGGCGCTCGTAGAGGACATTCTGGGTGGGCCAGAGGAAGCAACAACCAGAAAGGTCATTGTGTTTGCCGAAACAAAGAAGCGCGTTGACGACCTGGTGCACAACCTGCGGCTCCGTGACTGGCCCGTCGTAGGCGTCCACGGCGGGACTTCGGATAGTGCGCTGGTATGGGCGCTGGCAGGATTCCGCCAAAGCAAGACGCCCATCCTGGTGGCGACCGATATGTCCACGAGCCAACTGCGCTCAGACATCGTGCTCTTTGTGGTGAACTATGACTGCCCGAGTAGCGCCGATGCTTACTCGAGACGTATCAACCACGCGCTGAACTCTACAGGTCAAGAGGCTGGTGTGGCTTACACCTTTCTTGAGCCGAACGACAGCCGAGGTGCCCGGCAGATGATCGGCATCCTTCGTGCAGCAAAGACAAAAGTCGCCCCGGAACTGTACGCGATCGCAAAGGCAACGAGGCAGCGGAAGCGTGGAGTCAGCGACATGTGA